The Shewanella sp. MTB7 genome includes a window with the following:
- a CDS encoding NAD(P)-binding protein encodes MEQMRPDFIYPSGSMLMHSPLILNRADMYGFFMKGKEKNLQKSIDTSLNQVAGSRMYFKVLSPYVLTSFTRVDKAYSGYPEDREKGWIQETDIVTWVMVGRQNSADSDDISHVYFHPLHIFVNDAMALINGRELFGYPKYLCEYEMPMPDQPLTKLSLSAKSFKIFSPETELSMHPLLEVNCEAKEEDQLSTIEAIAQTWQLLKQQTDFIPELDKLGEDQLFSLLFKPAIDQVFLKQLPDSSGHKAVYQAITASPAKINKVHSLSLLDNDLIATVFDNASFPFKESLGVELGEQHVLLPYHVNFDFEVPEGEVLVDNSVVKKEKIAILGGGVAAITAAACLTEQAGWQNRYEIDIYQMGWRIGGKGASGRNAECGQRIEEHGLHIWFGFYQNAFNLMRKAYEELDRPAGSPLATFLDAFKPHNFIVLQEDVGGDSDSWPIEFPERSGIPGDSTEILTLWKVVKAAFSWIRHWLSDMDDILGEVNAESAKPIHWFSEAWFDHLNDKIDDSLEDARESLLTLGDKLECHINQLIGHECEGHVHDIDQGLFEGAVDSLRARLDARFIDKLESNDELRRLYIATDLGLTILKGMFTDDVFKQGFDIINDYDYREWLTTHGANQTFTVDSAPVRGFYDLVFAYEQGNFDKPNLEAGTIIRSMLRIALCYQGSVMWKMQAGMGDVVFTPYYELLKRRGVNFHFFNRVDNLVCEDNSIQAIEITEQVKLKDEMSEYYPFVDVKGLNCWPSTPNYDQLAPEQAQLLKDNNINLEQFWSHWEQVYQAEFNAPLPTKRLEKGVDFDKVIFGLAIGSVPHVASEVMAQSQPLAQAVDKVQTVATQAYQLWLNKDLQEMGWSIENENGEQPVLSAFTEPFDTWASMDQLLDKEDWQGIEPKNASYFCSALPVDEYPPQSDISFPQIKNAEAKSGAIGQLKTQIHKLWGNVGDTFPWEWLHDPENRQGEARFDSQYWRANVDPSERYVLSVKGSSQYRIDTDGTGIDNLFVTGDWINTGINAGCVEAATMAGMHTSKAISGHPNVIKGEKDF; translated from the coding sequence ATGGAACAGATGCGCCCCGATTTTATCTATCCCTCCGGATCCATGTTAATGCACTCCCCTCTCATCCTGAACAGAGCCGATATGTACGGCTTCTTTATGAAGGGCAAAGAGAAAAACCTGCAAAAATCTATCGATACTAGCCTTAATCAAGTCGCCGGCAGTCGTATGTATTTTAAAGTCCTCTCTCCCTATGTATTAACCAGCTTTACTCGAGTGGATAAAGCCTATTCAGGTTATCCTGAAGACAGGGAGAAAGGCTGGATACAAGAAACAGATATCGTCACTTGGGTCATGGTTGGTAGACAAAATAGTGCTGACAGTGACGATATTAGTCATGTGTATTTTCACCCGCTTCATATATTTGTTAATGATGCCATGGCCCTAATCAATGGACGTGAGCTTTTTGGTTATCCAAAGTATCTATGTGAATATGAGATGCCGATGCCAGACCAGCCTCTCACAAAGCTAAGTCTATCCGCCAAGAGCTTTAAAATCTTCTCCCCCGAAACTGAACTATCGATGCACCCTCTACTAGAGGTTAATTGCGAAGCTAAAGAGGAGGATCAACTCTCTACCATCGAAGCAATAGCTCAAACCTGGCAACTACTTAAACAACAGACTGATTTCATTCCAGAGCTGGATAAATTAGGAGAAGATCAACTTTTCAGTTTGCTGTTTAAACCCGCTATCGATCAAGTTTTCTTAAAGCAACTTCCGGACTCATCAGGGCATAAAGCGGTTTATCAAGCGATCACAGCCTCGCCCGCTAAGATCAACAAGGTTCATTCACTCTCCCTGCTCGACAATGATCTCATCGCCACCGTTTTTGATAATGCCAGTTTCCCCTTCAAGGAGTCTCTGGGGGTGGAATTAGGTGAGCAACATGTGCTGCTCCCCTACCATGTTAACTTTGATTTCGAAGTGCCTGAGGGCGAAGTTCTGGTTGATAATTCAGTGGTTAAAAAAGAAAAAATTGCCATTTTGGGTGGCGGTGTTGCAGCCATTACTGCCGCTGCTTGTTTGACCGAACAAGCTGGGTGGCAAAACCGTTACGAGATAGATATTTACCAGATGGGTTGGCGAATTGGCGGTAAAGGAGCCAGTGGCCGTAATGCCGAGTGTGGTCAACGAATAGAGGAGCATGGCCTGCATATCTGGTTTGGTTTCTATCAAAATGCCTTTAACCTAATGCGCAAAGCCTATGAAGAGCTAGACCGTCCAGCTGGCAGTCCCCTTGCCACTTTCCTAGACGCCTTTAAACCTCATAATTTTATCGTACTTCAGGAAGACGTTGGCGGAGACTCTGACAGCTGGCCCATTGAGTTCCCTGAGCGAAGTGGCATACCAGGAGACAGCACCGAAATCCTCACTCTGTGGAAAGTAGTTAAAGCCGCTTTTAGTTGGATCCGTCACTGGTTATCGGACATGGATGACATTCTAGGTGAAGTGAATGCCGAATCAGCTAAACCCATTCATTGGTTTAGCGAAGCGTGGTTTGACCACCTTAACGATAAAATTGATGACTCTTTGGAAGATGCCAGAGAGAGTTTATTAACATTGGGGGACAAGTTGGAATGTCACATCAACCAGCTGATTGGACATGAATGTGAAGGTCATGTTCACGATATTGATCAAGGTTTATTTGAGGGTGCTGTAGACAGTCTTAGAGCCAGATTGGATGCACGCTTCATCGACAAATTAGAGTCCAATGATGAGCTACGCCGTCTCTACATTGCAACCGATCTTGGCCTGACCATACTAAAGGGGATGTTTACCGATGATGTATTCAAACAGGGATTCGATATCATTAATGATTACGATTACCGTGAGTGGCTTACTACACATGGGGCAAACCAAACATTCACAGTAGATTCTGCACCTGTTAGAGGTTTTTACGATCTGGTGTTCGCTTACGAACAAGGTAACTTCGATAAACCTAATCTTGAGGCGGGAACGATCATACGTTCAATGTTACGTATCGCACTATGTTATCAAGGCAGTGTAATGTGGAAGATGCAGGCGGGCATGGGAGATGTGGTATTTACTCCCTATTATGAACTCCTCAAACGTAGAGGTGTGAACTTCCACTTCTTTAATCGGGTCGACAACTTAGTCTGTGAAGATAATAGTATTCAAGCTATTGAGATCACTGAACAAGTGAAATTAAAAGATGAGATGAGTGAATACTATCCTTTCGTCGATGTAAAAGGATTAAATTGCTGGCCCAGCACACCTAATTATGATCAATTAGCCCCTGAACAAGCTCAGCTACTTAAAGACAACAATATCAATTTAGAGCAGTTTTGGAGTCATTGGGAGCAAGTCTATCAAGCTGAATTTAATGCCCCTCTACCCACTAAGCGACTAGAGAAAGGGGTGGACTTTGATAAGGTGATCTTCGGCCTGGCTATTGGCTCTGTCCCCCATGTTGCAAGCGAGGTTATGGCACAGAGTCAACCATTAGCTCAAGCCGTTGATAAGGTACAGACAGTAGCAACACAAGCCTATCAACTTTGGTTGAATAAAGATCTCCAAGAGATGGGCTGGTCTATCGAGAACGAGAACGGAGAGCAGCCAGTACTCTCAGCCTTTACAGAACCTTTCGACACTTGGGCCTCAATGGATCAGCTCCTCGATAAGGAGGATTGGCAAGGTATTGAACCTAAAAATGCCAGTTACTTCTGTTCAGCGCTTCCAGTCGATGAATATCCACCTCAAAGTGATATTAGCTTCCCTCAGATTAAAAACGCAGAAGCTAAATCTGGTGCTATCGGTCAGCTTAAGACCCAGATCCACAAACTTTGGGGCAATGTGGGTGATACATTCCCATGGGAGTGGCTACACGATCCAGAAAACAGGCAAGGAGAAGCCAGATTCGATAGCCAATATTGGCGGGCTAATGTTGACCCTTCAGAGCGCTATGTACTCTCAGTGAAAGGCAGCTCTCAATATCGAATCGATACTGATGGTACTGGGATCGACAATCTATTCGTCACCGGAGACTGGATTAATACAGGCATCAATGCGGGTTGTGTTGAAGCTGCAACGATGGCGGGGATGCACACATCCAAAGCCATTAGCGGACACCCGAATGTGATAAAGGGAGAGAAGGATTTCTAA
- a CDS encoding sensor domain-containing diguanylate cyclase — protein MSHRVTACLLLLFSLVGCSFTSIGAPSLDQSFIFYAKEGQTAPTTYPEVTDWMSSLDKADGISLTGGSYWVVIPTKVYSRETNWVINVRNSILESLDYTLLGSNGSKQYRQSGYYAPYEFLFDYGREVELDYGVDYWFVIRMESRYFSSIPKVELEPYGEYKASSDIEAMLVMLCLGGLLFIACYNLLIYFSIRDRAFLYYGLYVITYFTGWALTFHLGAHLWDFHSLEIHHLFFIGLPIFNILFYKHFLQLPEYSPKLWRLSKLLMWTCILALPTSIFLVSYTALIASVLIMLWIALAITCGNVCLIKGFYPARYFIFAFTCLLLPAVIILPGNMGITSDFIENAELATLIGGTVDALMLSLALAYKIKLLSEERQNYIETLDLAWEKARQDQLTQLPNRHAFDEYIQSENFFVDNAEKNLVLILLDLDGLKQVNHTLGHHEGDSLLVHAGKELKVSCDLLEKAKVFRIGGDNFVILISEKQLPDILKAIEELSNSITNQIYKNTGISFGYALNTKVKDAGEWLRAADRDMYKRKTAKRREMRIEKMALQDERLV, from the coding sequence ATGAGCCACAGAGTGACAGCTTGTTTACTTTTATTATTTAGTCTTGTTGGCTGCAGCTTTACATCTATCGGGGCTCCTTCGCTAGATCAATCTTTTATTTTTTACGCGAAAGAGGGTCAAACTGCACCGACAACCTACCCAGAAGTCACCGATTGGATGTCTAGCTTAGATAAGGCTGATGGCATCAGTTTGACGGGGGGAAGTTACTGGGTGGTAATACCGACTAAAGTGTATTCTAGGGAGACAAATTGGGTTATTAATGTTCGAAACTCGATCCTTGAGTCATTGGATTACACGCTATTAGGCAGTAATGGCAGTAAACAATATCGTCAAAGTGGCTATTACGCACCTTATGAGTTTCTGTTTGATTATGGTCGTGAGGTTGAGCTCGATTATGGCGTTGATTATTGGTTTGTGATCCGAATGGAAAGTCGCTACTTTTCATCGATACCTAAGGTAGAGCTTGAACCGTACGGTGAGTATAAAGCCAGTTCAGATATCGAAGCTATGTTGGTTATGCTCTGTTTGGGGGGCTTGCTATTTATTGCCTGTTATAACTTGCTTATCTATTTCTCTATTCGAGACCGAGCGTTTCTTTATTATGGGCTTTATGTTATCACCTACTTCACTGGTTGGGCGTTAACCTTTCACCTTGGGGCTCACCTTTGGGATTTCCATAGTTTAGAGATACATCACCTATTTTTTATTGGCTTACCGATCTTCAATATCTTATTTTATAAGCATTTCCTACAGCTTCCAGAGTATTCGCCTAAACTATGGCGGCTAAGTAAGCTACTGATGTGGACCTGTATTCTTGCTTTACCTACCAGTATCTTTTTGGTTTCCTACACAGCCCTTATCGCTTCGGTATTGATCATGCTCTGGATAGCCTTGGCCATTACTTGTGGTAATGTCTGTTTGATCAAAGGTTTCTACCCTGCACGTTACTTTATTTTTGCTTTTACTTGCCTGCTTCTCCCCGCTGTGATCATATTGCCGGGAAATATGGGAATAACATCGGATTTTATTGAAAATGCAGAGTTGGCGACCTTAATCGGCGGCACTGTGGATGCATTGATGTTATCTCTGGCATTGGCTTATAAGATCAAACTATTATCCGAAGAGCGCCAAAATTATATTGAAACCTTAGACCTTGCCTGGGAGAAGGCAAGACAAGATCAATTAACTCAGCTACCCAATCGACATGCTTTCGATGAGTATATTCAGTCTGAGAATTTTTTTGTCGATAATGCTGAAAAAAACTTAGTCCTTATTTTGCTTGATCTCGATGGCTTGAAACAGGTGAATCACACCTTAGGGCATCATGAAGGGGATAGCTTATTGGTTCATGCGGGCAAAGAACTTAAAGTAAGCTGTGATCTGTTGGAAAAAGCCAAGGTGTTCCGTATAGGAGGGGACAATTTTGTTATTTTAATTTCAGAGAAGCAACTACCCGATATATTGAAAGCAATAGAGGAGCTATCAAACTCTATTACCAATCAGATTTATAAAAATACTGGTATCAGTTTTGGCTACGCACTTAATACTAAGGTTAAAGACGCCGGTGAGTGGTTAAGGGCTGCAGATAGAGACATGTATAAACGCAAAACGGCAAAGCGGCGGGAGATGCGGATCGAAAAAATGGCGCTACAAGATGAGCGCTTGGTTTAA